One Malus domestica chromosome 11, GDT2T_hap1 genomic region harbors:
- the LOC103449232 gene encoding uncharacterized protein isoform X4: MEGAAAAAAAAEGRHPLKPHPRFNNRSSWKHKLRENCYKRVREDRMRLLWKMRMLPTPQILNHIPNDIVSAELEKIKESSLDENVRSSTSVPEANDMLWEYDGLTNVYQGDCEEILLEMQRIFYEDLTIHPTRKEETEICAETWEDEEDEYLSQAVYEHMQLNDKQMHKEEVWCPVCKHGVIQENYNLIYCTLCKVQLNKGNEVNLEILRGRLAEVHTQHLDRGCKLKPKFCIETRFNITALQLVLKQGGASWWKHEINEG, translated from the exons ATGGAGGGAGCAGCCGCAGCCGCAGCCGCAGCAGAAGGGCGGCATCCTCTCAAACCCCATCCTCGTTTCAATAACCGTAGCAGCTGGAAACATAAG CTGAGAGAGAACTGTTACAAAAGGGTTCGAGAAGACAGAATGCGGTTGCTTTGGAAGATGAGAATGCTGCCCACTCCACAAATTCTCAATCACATTCCAAAT GACATAGTTTCTGCTGAATTGGAAAAAATTAAGGAATCGTCATTGGATGAAAATGTAAGGAGTTCAACATCTGTCCCTGAGGCCAATGATATGTTATGGGAATACGATGGCCTTACAAATGTATACCAAGGTGATTGTGAAGAGATATTGTTAGAAATGCAAAGGATCTTTTATGAAGACCTGACTATTCATCCAActagaaaagaag AAACAGAAATCTGTGCTGAAACATGGGAAGATGAAGAGGATGAGTATTTGTCCCAGGCAGTTTATGAGCATATGCAACTGAACGACAAGCAG ATGCACAAGGAGGAAGTTTGGTGCCCTGTCTGTAAGCACGGAGTAATACAAGAGAATTACAATCTAATATACTGTACTCTATGCAAAGTTCAGCTCAACAAAGGCAATGAG GTTAATTTGGAAATATTGCGGGGCAGGCTAGCAGAAGTTCACACACAGCATCTTGATCGTGGCTGCAAATTGAAACCCAAGTTTTGCATCGAGACTAGATTTAATATAACTGCACT GCAACTAGTCCTCAAACAGGGGGGAGCAAGCTGGTGGAAGCATGAAAtcaatgaaggataa
- the LOC103449232 gene encoding uncharacterized protein isoform X2 translates to MEGAAAAAAAAEGRHPLKPHPRFNNRSSWKHKLRENCYKRVREDRMRLLWKMRMLPTPQILNHIPNDLIKSAFQDIVSAELEKIKESSLDENVRSSTSVPEANDMLWEYDGLTNVYQGDCEEILLEMQRIFYEDLTIHPTRKEEICAETWEDEEDEYLSQAVYEHMQLNDKQMHKEEVWCPVCKHGVIQENYNLIYCTLCKVQLNKGNEVNLEILRGRLAEVHTQHLDRGCKLKPKFCIETRFNITALQLVLKQGGASWWKHEINEG, encoded by the exons ATGGAGGGAGCAGCCGCAGCCGCAGCCGCAGCAGAAGGGCGGCATCCTCTCAAACCCCATCCTCGTTTCAATAACCGTAGCAGCTGGAAACATAAG CTGAGAGAGAACTGTTACAAAAGGGTTCGAGAAGACAGAATGCGGTTGCTTTGGAAGATGAGAATGCTGCCCACTCCACAAATTCTCAATCACATTCCAAAT GATTTGATCAAATCTGCATTCCAGGACATAGTTTCTGCTGAATTGGAAAAAATTAAGGAATCGTCATTGGATGAAAATGTAAGGAGTTCAACATCTGTCCCTGAGGCCAATGATATGTTATGGGAATACGATGGCCTTACAAATGTATACCAAGGTGATTGTGAAGAGATATTGTTAGAAATGCAAAGGATCTTTTATGAAGACCTGACTATTCATCCAActagaaaagaag AAATCTGTGCTGAAACATGGGAAGATGAAGAGGATGAGTATTTGTCCCAGGCAGTTTATGAGCATATGCAACTGAACGACAAGCAG ATGCACAAGGAGGAAGTTTGGTGCCCTGTCTGTAAGCACGGAGTAATACAAGAGAATTACAATCTAATATACTGTACTCTATGCAAAGTTCAGCTCAACAAAGGCAATGAG GTTAATTTGGAAATATTGCGGGGCAGGCTAGCAGAAGTTCACACACAGCATCTTGATCGTGGCTGCAAATTGAAACCCAAGTTTTGCATCGAGACTAGATTTAATATAACTGCACT GCAACTAGTCCTCAAACAGGGGGGAGCAAGCTGGTGGAAGCATGAAAtcaatgaaggataa
- the LOC103449232 gene encoding uncharacterized protein isoform X5, with translation MEGAAAAAAAAEGRHPLKPHPRFNNRSSWKHKLRENCYKRVREDRMRLLWKMRMLPTPQILNHIPNDIVSAELEKIKESSLDENVRSSTSVPEANDMLWEYDGLTNVYQGDCEEILLEMQRIFYEDLTIHPTRKEEICAETWEDEEDEYLSQAVYEHMQLNDKQMHKEEVWCPVCKHGVIQENYNLIYCTLCKVQLNKGNEVNLEILRGRLAEVHTQHLDRGCKLKPKFCIETRFNITALYVFCAGCNTFEIVV, from the exons ATGGAGGGAGCAGCCGCAGCCGCAGCCGCAGCAGAAGGGCGGCATCCTCTCAAACCCCATCCTCGTTTCAATAACCGTAGCAGCTGGAAACATAAG CTGAGAGAGAACTGTTACAAAAGGGTTCGAGAAGACAGAATGCGGTTGCTTTGGAAGATGAGAATGCTGCCCACTCCACAAATTCTCAATCACATTCCAAAT GACATAGTTTCTGCTGAATTGGAAAAAATTAAGGAATCGTCATTGGATGAAAATGTAAGGAGTTCAACATCTGTCCCTGAGGCCAATGATATGTTATGGGAATACGATGGCCTTACAAATGTATACCAAGGTGATTGTGAAGAGATATTGTTAGAAATGCAAAGGATCTTTTATGAAGACCTGACTATTCATCCAActagaaaagaag AAATCTGTGCTGAAACATGGGAAGATGAAGAGGATGAGTATTTGTCCCAGGCAGTTTATGAGCATATGCAACTGAACGACAAGCAG ATGCACAAGGAGGAAGTTTGGTGCCCTGTCTGTAAGCACGGAGTAATACAAGAGAATTACAATCTAATATACTGTACTCTATGCAAAGTTCAGCTCAACAAAGGCAATGAG GTTAATTTGGAAATATTGCGGGGCAGGCTAGCAGAAGTTCACACACAGCATCTTGATCGTGGCTGCAAATTGAAACCCAAGTTTTGCATCGAGACTAGATTTAATATAACTGCACTGTACGTTTTCTGTGCTGGTTGTAATACATTTGAGATTGTAGTATAG
- the LOC103449232 gene encoding uncharacterized protein isoform X9, with product MEGAAAAAAAAEGRHPLKPHPRFNNRSSWKHKLRENCYKRVREDRMRLLWKMRMLPTPQILNHIPNDIVSAELEKIKESSLDENVRSSTSVPEANDMLWEYDGLTNVYQGDCEEILLEMQRIFYEDLTIHPTRKEETEICAETWEDEEDEYLSQAVYEHMQLNDKQMHKEEVWCPVCKHGVIQENYNLIYCTLCKVQLNKGNELKIPG from the exons ATGGAGGGAGCAGCCGCAGCCGCAGCCGCAGCAGAAGGGCGGCATCCTCTCAAACCCCATCCTCGTTTCAATAACCGTAGCAGCTGGAAACATAAG CTGAGAGAGAACTGTTACAAAAGGGTTCGAGAAGACAGAATGCGGTTGCTTTGGAAGATGAGAATGCTGCCCACTCCACAAATTCTCAATCACATTCCAAAT GACATAGTTTCTGCTGAATTGGAAAAAATTAAGGAATCGTCATTGGATGAAAATGTAAGGAGTTCAACATCTGTCCCTGAGGCCAATGATATGTTATGGGAATACGATGGCCTTACAAATGTATACCAAGGTGATTGTGAAGAGATATTGTTAGAAATGCAAAGGATCTTTTATGAAGACCTGACTATTCATCCAActagaaaagaag AAACAGAAATCTGTGCTGAAACATGGGAAGATGAAGAGGATGAGTATTTGTCCCAGGCAGTTTATGAGCATATGCAACTGAACGACAAGCAG ATGCACAAGGAGGAAGTTTGGTGCCCTGTCTGTAAGCACGGAGTAATACAAGAGAATTACAATCTAATATACTGTACTCTATGCAAAGTTCAGCTCAACAAAGGCAATGAG TTGAAAATTCCAGGTTAA
- the LOC103449283 gene encoding LOW QUALITY PROTEIN: uncharacterized protein (The sequence of the model RefSeq protein was modified relative to this genomic sequence to represent the inferred CDS: inserted 2 bases in 1 codon; deleted 1 base in 1 codon; substituted 2 bases at 2 genomic stop codons) — MAKQFSIMAKAIADMGPKLDGLVHALSTDINLTEMQQKLDENTKLFVDEVHRFKKSQHDSFLPVIEDGSIVFMGATTENPYFHLIRPLLSLSRCRVLVLRPLRPHVAELLLKWAASASNNKGLIPKVWMPGSFCNNNSSRVASISSSSISNSTSTSTNDDDDHNNLVATDVVTLEDAKEALQCKHVASDKARDEHYNLISALHXSMRPSDANAAIYWLAKMLEGGREPLHIARXLIRFASEDVGLADPSAPNQAVACHQACHFLGMPECNVILAQCVAYWALAPKPLAVYKAIWSTQQVVRDSVGQNEGVPLHLRNAPTKLMKELGYARXYIYPPDNSSASVTQAYLPPSLEGYNFLDWPISSNST; from the exons ATGGCTAAGCAATTCTCTATTATGGCTAAAGCTATAGCCGATATGGGACCTAAGCTTGATGGTCTAGTTCATGCATTGTCAACCGATATAAATCTAACTGAAATGCAACAAAAACTTGACG AAAACACAAAACTGTTCGTGGACGAGGTTCACAGGTTCAAGAAGTCCCAGCATGACTCGTTCTTGCCCGTCATCGAAGACGGCAGTATAGTTTTCATGGGGGCCACCACCGAGAACCCTTACTTCCATTTGATCAGGCCGCTATTGTCTCTGTCTCGCTGCCGAGTTCTTGTTCTCCGCCCTCTGAGACCCCACGTGGCTGAGCTCCTTCTCAAGTGGGCTGCCAGTGCCTCCAATAATAAGGGATTGATTCCCAAGGTGTGGATGCCTGGAAGTTTCTGCAACAACAACAGC TCCCGAGTGGCCTCTATCTCTAGTTCCTCGATCTCTAACTCTACCTCTACCTCTAcgaatgatgatgatgatcataATAATTTAGTGGCTACTGATGTTGTTACCTTAGAGGATGCCAAAGAGGCTTTGCAATGCAAACATGTTGCTTCTGACAAAGCCAGGGATGAGCACTATAATCTCATCAGTGCCCTTCACTAGTCCATGAGACCAAGTGATGCTAATGCTGCCATTTATTGGTTGGCAAAGATGCTAGAAGGAGGCCGAGAGCCTCTCCATATTGCCCGCTGACTCATAAGGTTCGCCAGTGAAGATGTTGGGTTGGCTGACCCATCAGCACCGAACCAGGCCGTTGCTTGTCATCAGGCTTGCCATTTTCTGGGAATGCCAGAGTGCAATGTCATTCTTGCACAGTGTGTGGCTTACTGGGCATTGGCTCCTAAACCTTTGGCTGTTTATAAAGCAATATGGAGTACACAACAAGTGGTGAGGGACTCTGTCGGACAGAATGAGGGAGTGCCTCTTCATCTGAGGAATGCGCCTACCAAGCTAATGAAGGAACTTGGGTATGCACG ATACATTTACCCTCCCGACAATTCCTCTGCCAGTGTCACGCAGGCATATCTACCACCCTCACTTGAAGGTTACAATTTCCTCGATTGGCCAATCAGTAGTAATAGCACCTAA
- the LOC103449232 gene encoding uncharacterized protein isoform X3, whose translation MEGAAAAAAAAEGRHPLKPHPRFNNRSSWKHKLRENCYKRVREDRMRLLWKMRMLPTPQILNHIPNDLIKSAFQDIVSAELEKIKESSLDENVRSSTSVPEANDMLWEYDGLTNVYQGDCEEILLEMQRIFYEDLTIHPTRKEETEICAETWEDEEDEYLSQAVYEHMQLNDKQMHKEEVWCPVCKHGVIQENYNLIYCTLCKVQLNKGNEVNLEILRGRLAEVHTQHLDRGCKLKPKFCIETRFNITALYVFCAGCNTFEIVV comes from the exons ATGGAGGGAGCAGCCGCAGCCGCAGCCGCAGCAGAAGGGCGGCATCCTCTCAAACCCCATCCTCGTTTCAATAACCGTAGCAGCTGGAAACATAAG CTGAGAGAGAACTGTTACAAAAGGGTTCGAGAAGACAGAATGCGGTTGCTTTGGAAGATGAGAATGCTGCCCACTCCACAAATTCTCAATCACATTCCAAAT GATTTGATCAAATCTGCATTCCAGGACATAGTTTCTGCTGAATTGGAAAAAATTAAGGAATCGTCATTGGATGAAAATGTAAGGAGTTCAACATCTGTCCCTGAGGCCAATGATATGTTATGGGAATACGATGGCCTTACAAATGTATACCAAGGTGATTGTGAAGAGATATTGTTAGAAATGCAAAGGATCTTTTATGAAGACCTGACTATTCATCCAActagaaaagaag AAACAGAAATCTGTGCTGAAACATGGGAAGATGAAGAGGATGAGTATTTGTCCCAGGCAGTTTATGAGCATATGCAACTGAACGACAAGCAG ATGCACAAGGAGGAAGTTTGGTGCCCTGTCTGTAAGCACGGAGTAATACAAGAGAATTACAATCTAATATACTGTACTCTATGCAAAGTTCAGCTCAACAAAGGCAATGAG GTTAATTTGGAAATATTGCGGGGCAGGCTAGCAGAAGTTCACACACAGCATCTTGATCGTGGCTGCAAATTGAAACCCAAGTTTTGCATCGAGACTAGATTTAATATAACTGCACTGTACGTTTTCTGTGCTGGTTGTAATACATTTGAGATTGTAGTATAG
- the LOC103449232 gene encoding uncharacterized protein isoform X8, giving the protein MEGAAAAAAAAEGRHPLKPHPRFNNRSSWKHKLRENCYKRVREDRMRLLWKMRMLPTPQILNHIPNDLIKSAFQDIVSAELEKIKESSLDENVRSSTSVPEANDMLWEYDGLTNVYQGDCEEILLEMQRIFYEDLTIHPTRKEEICAETWEDEEDEYLSQAVYEHMQLNDKQMHKEEVWCPVCKHGVIQENYNLIYCTLCKVQLNKGNELKIPG; this is encoded by the exons ATGGAGGGAGCAGCCGCAGCCGCAGCCGCAGCAGAAGGGCGGCATCCTCTCAAACCCCATCCTCGTTTCAATAACCGTAGCAGCTGGAAACATAAG CTGAGAGAGAACTGTTACAAAAGGGTTCGAGAAGACAGAATGCGGTTGCTTTGGAAGATGAGAATGCTGCCCACTCCACAAATTCTCAATCACATTCCAAAT GATTTGATCAAATCTGCATTCCAGGACATAGTTTCTGCTGAATTGGAAAAAATTAAGGAATCGTCATTGGATGAAAATGTAAGGAGTTCAACATCTGTCCCTGAGGCCAATGATATGTTATGGGAATACGATGGCCTTACAAATGTATACCAAGGTGATTGTGAAGAGATATTGTTAGAAATGCAAAGGATCTTTTATGAAGACCTGACTATTCATCCAActagaaaagaag AAATCTGTGCTGAAACATGGGAAGATGAAGAGGATGAGTATTTGTCCCAGGCAGTTTATGAGCATATGCAACTGAACGACAAGCAG ATGCACAAGGAGGAAGTTTGGTGCCCTGTCTGTAAGCACGGAGTAATACAAGAGAATTACAATCTAATATACTGTACTCTATGCAAAGTTCAGCTCAACAAAGGCAATGAG TTGAAAATTCCAGGTTAA
- the LOC103449232 gene encoding uncharacterized protein isoform X7, translated as MEGAAAAAAAAEGRHPLKPHPRFNNRSSWKHKLRENCYKRVREDRMRLLWKMRMLPTPQILNHIPNDLIKSAFQDIVSAELEKIKESSLDENVRSSTSVPEANDMLWEYDGLTNVYQGDCEEILLEMQRIFYEDLTIHPTRKEETEICAETWEDEEDEYLSQAVYEHMQLNDKQMHKEEVWCPVCKHGVIQENYNLIYCTLCKVQLNKGNELKIPG; from the exons ATGGAGGGAGCAGCCGCAGCCGCAGCCGCAGCAGAAGGGCGGCATCCTCTCAAACCCCATCCTCGTTTCAATAACCGTAGCAGCTGGAAACATAAG CTGAGAGAGAACTGTTACAAAAGGGTTCGAGAAGACAGAATGCGGTTGCTTTGGAAGATGAGAATGCTGCCCACTCCACAAATTCTCAATCACATTCCAAAT GATTTGATCAAATCTGCATTCCAGGACATAGTTTCTGCTGAATTGGAAAAAATTAAGGAATCGTCATTGGATGAAAATGTAAGGAGTTCAACATCTGTCCCTGAGGCCAATGATATGTTATGGGAATACGATGGCCTTACAAATGTATACCAAGGTGATTGTGAAGAGATATTGTTAGAAATGCAAAGGATCTTTTATGAAGACCTGACTATTCATCCAActagaaaagaag AAACAGAAATCTGTGCTGAAACATGGGAAGATGAAGAGGATGAGTATTTGTCCCAGGCAGTTTATGAGCATATGCAACTGAACGACAAGCAG ATGCACAAGGAGGAAGTTTGGTGCCCTGTCTGTAAGCACGGAGTAATACAAGAGAATTACAATCTAATATACTGTACTCTATGCAAAGTTCAGCTCAACAAAGGCAATGAG TTGAAAATTCCAGGTTAA
- the LOC103449232 gene encoding uncharacterized protein isoform X10: MYSTDLIKSAFQDIVSAELEKIKESSLDENVRSSTSVPEANDMLWEYDGLTNVYQGDCEEILLEMQRIFYEDLTIHPTRKEETEICAETWEDEEDEYLSQAVYEHMQLNDKQMHKEEVWCPVCKHGVIQENYNLIYCTLCKVQLNKGNEVNLEILRGRLAEVHTQHLDRGCKLKPKFCIETRFNITALQLVLKQGGASWWKHEINEG, translated from the exons ATGTACTCCACG GATTTGATCAAATCTGCATTCCAGGACATAGTTTCTGCTGAATTGGAAAAAATTAAGGAATCGTCATTGGATGAAAATGTAAGGAGTTCAACATCTGTCCCTGAGGCCAATGATATGTTATGGGAATACGATGGCCTTACAAATGTATACCAAGGTGATTGTGAAGAGATATTGTTAGAAATGCAAAGGATCTTTTATGAAGACCTGACTATTCATCCAActagaaaagaag AAACAGAAATCTGTGCTGAAACATGGGAAGATGAAGAGGATGAGTATTTGTCCCAGGCAGTTTATGAGCATATGCAACTGAACGACAAGCAG ATGCACAAGGAGGAAGTTTGGTGCCCTGTCTGTAAGCACGGAGTAATACAAGAGAATTACAATCTAATATACTGTACTCTATGCAAAGTTCAGCTCAACAAAGGCAATGAG GTTAATTTGGAAATATTGCGGGGCAGGCTAGCAGAAGTTCACACACAGCATCTTGATCGTGGCTGCAAATTGAAACCCAAGTTTTGCATCGAGACTAGATTTAATATAACTGCACT GCAACTAGTCCTCAAACAGGGGGGAGCAAGCTGGTGGAAGCATGAAAtcaatgaaggataa
- the LOC103449232 gene encoding uncharacterized protein isoform X6 yields MEGAAAAAAAAEGRHPLKPHPRFNNRSSWKHKLRENCYKRVREDRMRLLWKMRMLPTPQILNHIPNDLIKSAFQDIVSAELEKIKESSLDENVRSSTSVPEANDMLWEYDGLTNVYQGDCEEILLEMQRIFYEDLTIHPTRKEETEICAETWEDEEDEYLSQAVYEHMQLNDKQMHKEEVWCPVCKHGVIQENYNLIYCTLCKVQLNKGNEVNLEILRGRLAEVHTQHLDRGCKLKPKFCIETRFNITAL; encoded by the exons ATGGAGGGAGCAGCCGCAGCCGCAGCCGCAGCAGAAGGGCGGCATCCTCTCAAACCCCATCCTCGTTTCAATAACCGTAGCAGCTGGAAACATAAG CTGAGAGAGAACTGTTACAAAAGGGTTCGAGAAGACAGAATGCGGTTGCTTTGGAAGATGAGAATGCTGCCCACTCCACAAATTCTCAATCACATTCCAAAT GATTTGATCAAATCTGCATTCCAGGACATAGTTTCTGCTGAATTGGAAAAAATTAAGGAATCGTCATTGGATGAAAATGTAAGGAGTTCAACATCTGTCCCTGAGGCCAATGATATGTTATGGGAATACGATGGCCTTACAAATGTATACCAAGGTGATTGTGAAGAGATATTGTTAGAAATGCAAAGGATCTTTTATGAAGACCTGACTATTCATCCAActagaaaagaag AAACAGAAATCTGTGCTGAAACATGGGAAGATGAAGAGGATGAGTATTTGTCCCAGGCAGTTTATGAGCATATGCAACTGAACGACAAGCAG ATGCACAAGGAGGAAGTTTGGTGCCCTGTCTGTAAGCACGGAGTAATACAAGAGAATTACAATCTAATATACTGTACTCTATGCAAAGTTCAGCTCAACAAAGGCAATGAG GTTAATTTGGAAATATTGCGGGGCAGGCTAGCAGAAGTTCACACACAGCATCTTGATCGTGGCTGCAAATTGAAACCCAAGTTTTGCATCGAGACTAGATTTAATATAACTGCACT CTAG
- the LOC103449232 gene encoding uncharacterized protein isoform X1 — translation MEGAAAAAAAAEGRHPLKPHPRFNNRSSWKHKLRENCYKRVREDRMRLLWKMRMLPTPQILNHIPNDLIKSAFQDIVSAELEKIKESSLDENVRSSTSVPEANDMLWEYDGLTNVYQGDCEEILLEMQRIFYEDLTIHPTRKEETEICAETWEDEEDEYLSQAVYEHMQLNDKQMHKEEVWCPVCKHGVIQENYNLIYCTLCKVQLNKGNEVNLEILRGRLAEVHTQHLDRGCKLKPKFCIETRFNITALQLVLKQGGASWWKHEINEG, via the exons ATGGAGGGAGCAGCCGCAGCCGCAGCCGCAGCAGAAGGGCGGCATCCTCTCAAACCCCATCCTCGTTTCAATAACCGTAGCAGCTGGAAACATAAG CTGAGAGAGAACTGTTACAAAAGGGTTCGAGAAGACAGAATGCGGTTGCTTTGGAAGATGAGAATGCTGCCCACTCCACAAATTCTCAATCACATTCCAAAT GATTTGATCAAATCTGCATTCCAGGACATAGTTTCTGCTGAATTGGAAAAAATTAAGGAATCGTCATTGGATGAAAATGTAAGGAGTTCAACATCTGTCCCTGAGGCCAATGATATGTTATGGGAATACGATGGCCTTACAAATGTATACCAAGGTGATTGTGAAGAGATATTGTTAGAAATGCAAAGGATCTTTTATGAAGACCTGACTATTCATCCAActagaaaagaag AAACAGAAATCTGTGCTGAAACATGGGAAGATGAAGAGGATGAGTATTTGTCCCAGGCAGTTTATGAGCATATGCAACTGAACGACAAGCAG ATGCACAAGGAGGAAGTTTGGTGCCCTGTCTGTAAGCACGGAGTAATACAAGAGAATTACAATCTAATATACTGTACTCTATGCAAAGTTCAGCTCAACAAAGGCAATGAG GTTAATTTGGAAATATTGCGGGGCAGGCTAGCAGAAGTTCACACACAGCATCTTGATCGTGGCTGCAAATTGAAACCCAAGTTTTGCATCGAGACTAGATTTAATATAACTGCACT GCAACTAGTCCTCAAACAGGGGGGAGCAAGCTGGTGGAAGCATGAAAtcaatgaaggataa